A region of Gracilinanus agilis isolate LMUSP501 chromosome 3, AgileGrace, whole genome shotgun sequence DNA encodes the following proteins:
- the TMPRSS5 gene encoding transmembrane protease serine 5 → MDRGSAKSDLEEHPEEEASSKEEILGKQPENGPQIIENAEEFGFPDGCWALPTWGRRGYALIMFTVLMAGIGAGIWLLVLLFKAYSLAKLKQQKTMDCTEKPPIPTAFKSVSFRINTRNFLLEVQVGAQPGWLLVCQEGWSPALGTQICRHLGHLRFSHHKVVNLTDIKVSNSQKYVQLFPRLGGRLEEMWKPRSSCALGQVIALKCSECGFQHLTFRIIGGAPAVLGRWPWQVSLFHGPQYSCGGSVLAPRWVVTAAHCMSSLSQMSSWKVFVGIVSHQDIVPHKGVMVEKVILHPHFRTGRQRQDYDIALLKLQTPLNFSHTVGAVCLPEIQQDFPQGSKCWVSGWGSTGAQALAADTLQNVLVPLISPQLCNSSCMYKGIITPQMLCAGYLDGHADACQGDSGGPLVCLDQGMWRLVGIVSWGWDCGKHRKPGVYTKVASHLDWIHDQIGGGESSTGTTAAVGESSSLWTPQA, encoded by the exons ATGGACAGAGGATCAGCGAAG AGTGATTTGGAAGAGCATCCTGAAGAGGAAGCcagttcaaaggaagaaatccttGGAAAGCAGCCTGAAAATGGGCCACAGATAATTGAGAATGCAGAAGAATTTG GCTTCCCTGATGGTTGCTGGGCTCTTCCAACTTGGGGAAGGCGTGGGTATGCCTTGATCATGTTCACTGTGCTGATGGCTGGGATAGGTGCTGGGATCTGGCTTCTAG TCCTACTTTTCAAGGCATATTCCTTGGCAAAgctcaaacaacaaaaaaccatgGACTGCACAGAAAAACCTCCCATCCCGACAGCCTTCAAGTCAG TATCTTTCAGAATAAATACCAGAAACTTCTTACTGGAAGTCCAAGTGGGAGCCCAGCCAGGCTGGCTTCTGGTATGCCAGGAGGGCTGGAGTCCTGCGCTAGGGACTCAGATTTGTAGACACCTTGGACATCTCAG aTTCTCTCATCATAAAGTAGTGAACTTGACTGATATCAAGGTCAGCAATTCCCAGAAGTATGTTCAGCTTTTTCCCAGATTGGGGGGTCgcctggaggagatgtggaagcCCAG GAGCAGCTGTGCCTTGGGCCAGGTCATTGCCCTTAAATGCTCAG AGTGTGGATTTCAGCACCTGACTTTCCGAATTATTGGTGGGGCTCCTGCTGTCCTTGGGCGCTGGCCCTGGCAGGTCAGCCTGTTCCATGGTCCCCAGTACTCCTGTGGAGGCTCTGTGCTGGCCCCAAGATGGGTGGTGACTGCAGCTCACTGTATGTCCAG TTTGTCCCAGATGTCCAGCTGGAAGGTCTTTGTGGGGATTGTGAGCCACCAGGACATCGTACCGCACAAGGGGGTCATGGTGGAAAAGGTCATCTTGCACCCCCACTTTAGAACTGGCAGGCAAAGACAAGACTATGACATTGCTCTTCTGAAACTCCAGACCCCACTGAACTTTTCTC ACACGGTGGGGGCTGTGTGTCTGCCAGAAATTCAGCAGGACTTCCCACAGGGCTCCAAATGCTGGGTGTCAGGCTGGGGCTCCACAGGTGCACAAG CACTTGCTGCAGACACCCTCCAGAACGTCTTGGTGCCTCTGATCAGCCCCCAGCTCTGTAACAGCTCCTGCATGTACAAAGGCATCATCACTCCCCAGATGCTCTGTGCTGGCTACCTGGATGGACACGCCGACGCATGCCAG GGAGACAGTGGAGGGCCCTTGGTGTGTCTGGACCAAGGAATGTGGCGCTTGGTGGGGATAGTGAGCTGGGGCTGGGATTGTGGGAAGCACCGCAAGCCAGGAGTCTATACCAAGGTGGCTTCGCACTTGGACTGGATTCATGATCAAATTGGAG GTGGGGAGTCCTCAACAGGTACAACAGCAGCAGTGGGTGAAAGCAGCAGTCTTTGGACACCCCAGGCTTGA